A region of Selenomonadales bacterium 4137-cl DNA encodes the following proteins:
- a CDS encoding M23 family metallopeptidase encodes MPIKPWPEDLFAELKRLGERRTWTAARPVYVATGLVIMASILMLVVVSGVRQPAVPVPTAPQISREAPSATAVRQLKPAGGAAEVQAADPQQVKQAVERSSGPLTPGNKPHRPVAGAVTVGFGWQLHPSYGDWRYHPGVDIAAPAGGGVKAMLGGRVTEIYKDRQYGLSVTVAGGGYTVHYGSLASVAVAKDQQLFAGTSIGSVGEAPHERFPHLHLAVKNGDNYVDPQEILVKCE; translated from the coding sequence ATGCCCATTAAACCCTGGCCGGAAGATCTTTTTGCAGAATTAAAGCGGCTTGGTGAGCGGCGGACATGGACGGCGGCGCGTCCGGTGTACGTCGCTACCGGACTGGTCATCATGGCCTCCATACTCATGCTGGTTGTGGTCAGCGGCGTCAGGCAGCCGGCCGTGCCGGTCCCCACAGCCCCGCAAATCAGCCGGGAGGCGCCCTCGGCGACGGCGGTACGCCAGTTGAAGCCTGCGGGAGGCGCGGCGGAGGTGCAGGCGGCTGACCCTCAACAGGTTAAGCAGGCAGTGGAGCGGAGCTCCGGACCGCTCACGCCCGGCAACAAGCCCCATAGACCTGTTGCCGGGGCGGTGACGGTGGGCTTCGGCTGGCAGCTTCACCCTTCGTATGGCGACTGGCGCTACCATCCTGGCGTCGATATCGCCGCGCCGGCCGGCGGCGGCGTAAAGGCGATGCTGGGCGGCCGGGTAACGGAGATTTATAAGGACAGGCAGTACGGCCTGTCCGTGACGGTGGCCGGCGGCGGTTACACCGTCCATTACGGATCGCTGGCTTCCGTCGCCGTCGCCAAAGATCAGCAGCTTTTTGCCGGTACTTCCATAGGCAGCGTCGGTGAGGCGCCCCACGAGCGCTTTCCTCATCTCCACCTGGCGGTAAAAAACGGCGATAACTATGTCGATCCTCAGGAAATATTGGTAAAATGCGAATAG
- the spoIIID gene encoding sporulation transcriptional regulator SpoIIID: protein MKDYIRKRVLDICNHILDSKHTVRQTATVFGVSKSTVHKDMIERLPTINKRLANKVRHILEINKAERHIRGGEATRKKYKDGKENSEK from the coding sequence ATGAAGGACTATATCCGCAAGCGGGTGCTGGACATCTGTAATCACATACTCGATAGCAAGCATACGGTAAGACAGACGGCAACCGTTTTCGGGGTGAGCAAAAGCACCGTACATAAAGATATGATAGAGCGACTGCCCACCATCAACAAGCGCCTGGCGAACAAGGTGCGCCACATACTGGAGATCAACAAGGCCGAACGCCACATTCGCGGCGGCGAGGCGACCAGGAAGAAGTATAAAGATGGCAAAGAAAATAGTGAGAAATAA
- a CDS encoding rod shape-determining protein, with protein MFGMSMDIGVDLGTATVLVYIKGKGIVLREPSVVAIDRDTNRIIAIGEEARRMLGRTPGNIVAIRPLREGVIADYDTTESMLRHFIEKVAGRSMFFKPRIMVCVPSGVTTVEKRAVLEAAMQAGARKTYLIEEPLAAALGAGLVISEPCGSMVVDIGGGTTDVAVLSLGGIVVSESLRVGGDKFDEALVRYIKKEYNIMIGERTAEEIKVNVGTAFPSGRNESMEIRGRDLVSGLPKTMRIGSTETREALAEPISLIIECVKTVLEKTPPELAADIVDRGIVMTGGGSLLHGLDRLISQETGIPTYLADDPLSCVALGTGKALESLETIQDSLTTIKKGSIA; from the coding sequence ATGTTCGGAATGTCGATGGATATCGGAGTGGACTTGGGAACGGCTACCGTACTCGTATATATAAAGGGCAAGGGAATCGTGCTGCGCGAGCCGTCGGTCGTGGCAATCGACCGCGATACCAACCGCATCATCGCGATAGGGGAGGAAGCCCGCCGGATGCTGGGGAGGACGCCGGGCAACATCGTGGCCATCCGTCCTTTGCGGGAAGGCGTCATTGCCGATTACGACACCACGGAAAGCATGTTGAGGCATTTCATCGAGAAGGTTGCCGGCAGGAGCATGTTCTTCAAGCCGCGCATCATGGTGTGCGTGCCATCCGGCGTCACAACGGTGGAGAAAAGGGCGGTGCTGGAGGCGGCCATGCAGGCGGGGGCCCGCAAGACGTATCTGATCGAAGAACCGCTGGCGGCGGCACTCGGCGCCGGCCTGGTCATATCCGAACCGTGCGGCTCGATGGTCGTCGATATCGGCGGCGGCACTACCGACGTTGCGGTGCTAAGCCTCGGCGGCATCGTCGTCAGCGAGTCGCTCAGGGTCGGCGGCGACAAATTTGACGAAGCGCTGGTGCGCTATATCAAGAAGGAATACAATATCATGATCGGCGAACGTACCGCTGAGGAGATCAAGGTCAACGTCGGCACGGCATTCCCGTCCGGCCGCAACGAATCGATGGAAATCCGCGGCCGCGACCTGGTGTCCGGTCTGCCGAAAACGATGCGGATCGGCTCCACCGAGACCCGTGAGGCGCTGGCGGAACCCATCTCCCTCATAATCGAGTGTGTCAAGACGGTGCTGGAAAAAACGCCGCCTGAACTGGCGGCCGACATCGTCGACCGCGGCATCGTTATGACCGGCGGCGGCTCGTTGCTTCACGGGCTGGACAGGCTCATCAGCCAGGAGACAGGTATACCGACCTATCTGGCCGACGACCCGCTGTCTTGCGTGGCGCTGGGTACGGGCAAGGCGCTGGAGTCTCTCGAAACCATTCAGGATTCGCTTACGACAATCAAAAAAGGCAGCATTGCCTGA
- the flgF gene encoding flagellar basal-body rod protein FlgF produces MIRGIYVAGSGMMTEATRTDVIANNLANASTAGYRKDVAIGKDFRSMLIRRINDGPNSPLIGSMGVGSVIDEVATIHEQGGIRPTGNKFDLAIEGRGFFAVETPAGVRYTRNGGFTRSAQGELVTVDGYRVLGQGGAIQLGDPESQVYIADDGRVMVDDAEADTLRIADFADVKRLVKEGANLFAAAPGQQEEPVAGITVRAGYLEHSNVNVVAEMVNLIAGYRAYEINGKAVQAHDSLLDKAVNDVGRV; encoded by the coding sequence ATGATACGGGGAATTTATGTCGCCGGGTCGGGAATGATGACCGAGGCGACGAGGACCGACGTTATTGCCAACAACCTCGCCAACGCAAGCACGGCGGGCTATCGCAAAGATGTCGCCATCGGCAAGGATTTCCGCAGCATGCTCATCCGGCGGATCAATGACGGGCCGAACAGCCCGCTTATCGGCAGTATGGGGGTCGGCTCGGTGATCGACGAGGTCGCCACCATCCACGAGCAGGGGGGCATAAGACCGACCGGCAATAAGTTTGATCTGGCCATCGAAGGCCGTGGCTTTTTCGCGGTCGAGACTCCCGCCGGGGTGCGCTACACCCGCAACGGCGGCTTCACCCGCAGCGCCCAGGGCGAGCTGGTGACCGTGGACGGGTATCGGGTGCTGGGTCAGGGCGGAGCCATCCAGCTGGGCGATCCCGAAAGCCAGGTGTATATCGCCGACGACGGGCGGGTGATGGTGGACGACGCCGAAGCCGACACGCTGCGAATTGCCGACTTCGCCGACGTTAAGCGGCTGGTCAAGGAGGGCGCCAACCTGTTCGCCGCAGCGCCGGGCCAACAGGAAGAGCCGGTGGCGGGCATTACGGTGCGCGCGGGCTATCTTGAGCACTCCAACGTTAACGTAGTCGCCGAGATGGTCAACCTCATCGCTGGCTACAGGGCGTACGAGATCAACG